The following coding sequences lie in one Anas acuta chromosome 17, bAnaAcu1.1, whole genome shotgun sequence genomic window:
- the CASTOR1 gene encoding cytosolic arginine sensor for mTORC1 subunit 1 isoform X1: MDLHILEHRVRVLSLARCGLWLYTHPLLKLLFLPQRCRCKFFSLTETPEDYTIMLDEEGFKELPPSEFMQVADSTWLVLSVVSNGRAPSSCQATGVTKIARSVIAPLAEHHVSVLMLSTYQTDFVLVRERDLPVVIHTLAGEFDIYKEENGESVPVTCDDASNGFLKPKAATSPTLHPVQSPQNRFCILTVAPDTLPAIATMLIDVLFYSHSPPKEPSAGGQDLDSITFFAFSLIEGYISIVMDAETQKRFPSDLLLTSSSGELWRMVRIGGQPLGFDECGIVAQIAEPLAAVDISAYYISTFNFDHALVPEEGITEVIQLLQKRQESGR; the protein is encoded by the exons ATGGACCTGCACATCCTGGAGCACCGGGTGCgggtgctgagcctggcacGCTGCGGGCTCTGGCTCTACACCCACCCGCTGCTCAAGCTGCTCTTCCTGCCCCAGCGCTGCAG GTGCAAGTTCTTCAGCCTGACGGAGACCCCCGAGGACTACACCATCATGCTGGACGAGGAGGGCTTCAAAG AGCTGCCGCCCTCGGAGTTCATGCAGGTGGCGGACTCGACGTGGCTGGTGCTCAGCGTCGTCTCCAACGGCCGGGCGCCCTCCAGCTGCCAGGCCACCGGCGTCACCAAAATCGCCCGGTCGGTCATCGCGCCGCTGGCCGAGCACCACGTCTCGGTGCTGATGCTCTCCACCTACCAGACCGACTTCGTCCTG GTGCGGGAGAGGGACCTGCCTGTGGTCATCCACACGCTGGCCGGGGAATTCGACATCTACAAGGAGGAGAACGGCGAGTCCGTCCCCGTCACCTGCGACGACGCCAGCAACGGCTTCCTCAAGCCCAAAGCAG ccaccagccccacgctgcacCCCGTGCAGAGCCCCCAGAACCGCTTCTGCATCCTGACCGTGGCGCCCGACACGCTGCCCGCCATCGCCACCATGCTCATCGACGTCCTCTTCTACTCCCACAG cccccccaagGAGCCCAGTGCTGGTGGCCAGGACCTCGACTCCATCACCTTCTTCGCCTTCTCCCTCATCGAGGGCTACATCTCCATCGTGATGGACGCGGAGACCCAGAAGCG GTTCCCCAGTGACCTGCTGCTGACCAGCTCCAGCGGGGAGCTGTGGCGGATGGTGCGGATCGgcgggcagcccctgggcttCG ATGAGTGCGGCATCGTGGCGCAGATCGCGGAGCCGCTGGCTGCCGTCGACATCTCGGCGTACTACATCAGCACCTTCAACTTCGACCACGCCTTG GTCCCCGAGGAGGGCATCACCGAGGtcatccagctgctgcagaagcgCCAGGAGAGCGGCAGATAG
- the CASTOR1 gene encoding cytosolic arginine sensor for mTORC1 subunit 1 isoform X3: protein MDLHILEHRVRVLSLARCGLWLYTHPLLKLLFLPQRCRCKFFSLTETPEDYTIMLDEEGFKELPPSEFMQVADSTWLVLSVVSNGRAPSSCQATGVTKIARSVIAPLAEHHVSVLMLSTYQTDFVLVRERDLPVVIHTLAGEFDIYKEENGESVPVTCDDASNGFLKPKAATSPTLHPVQSPQNRFCILTVAPDTLPAIATMLIDVLFYSHSPPKEPSAGGQDLDSITFFAFSLIEGYISIVMDAETQKRFPSDLLLTSSSGELWRMVRIGGQPLGFDECGIVAQIAEPLAAVDISAYYISTFNFDHALVSPRGTSPRRASPRSSSCCRSARRAADSGWLSPCRLSPCHPVTLGDQRGVPAGSSCPGLSPALSLFFISKPFPPPGAG, encoded by the exons ATGGACCTGCACATCCTGGAGCACCGGGTGCgggtgctgagcctggcacGCTGCGGGCTCTGGCTCTACACCCACCCGCTGCTCAAGCTGCTCTTCCTGCCCCAGCGCTGCAG GTGCAAGTTCTTCAGCCTGACGGAGACCCCCGAGGACTACACCATCATGCTGGACGAGGAGGGCTTCAAAG AGCTGCCGCCCTCGGAGTTCATGCAGGTGGCGGACTCGACGTGGCTGGTGCTCAGCGTCGTCTCCAACGGCCGGGCGCCCTCCAGCTGCCAGGCCACCGGCGTCACCAAAATCGCCCGGTCGGTCATCGCGCCGCTGGCCGAGCACCACGTCTCGGTGCTGATGCTCTCCACCTACCAGACCGACTTCGTCCTG GTGCGGGAGAGGGACCTGCCTGTGGTCATCCACACGCTGGCCGGGGAATTCGACATCTACAAGGAGGAGAACGGCGAGTCCGTCCCCGTCACCTGCGACGACGCCAGCAACGGCTTCCTCAAGCCCAAAGCAG ccaccagccccacgctgcacCCCGTGCAGAGCCCCCAGAACCGCTTCTGCATCCTGACCGTGGCGCCCGACACGCTGCCCGCCATCGCCACCATGCTCATCGACGTCCTCTTCTACTCCCACAG cccccccaagGAGCCCAGTGCTGGTGGCCAGGACCTCGACTCCATCACCTTCTTCGCCTTCTCCCTCATCGAGGGCTACATCTCCATCGTGATGGACGCGGAGACCCAGAAGCG GTTCCCCAGTGACCTGCTGCTGACCAGCTCCAGCGGGGAGCTGTGGCGGATGGTGCGGATCGgcgggcagcccctgggcttCG ATGAGTGCGGCATCGTGGCGCAGATCGCGGAGCCGCTGGCTGCCGTCGACATCTCGGCGTACTACATCAGCACCTTCAACTTCGACCACGCCTTGGTGAGCCCACGGGGCAC GTCCCCGAGGAGGGCATCACCGAGGtcatccagctgctgcagaagcgCCAGGAGAGCGGCAGATAGCGGCTGGCTGTCCCCGTGCCGCCTGTCCCCGTGCCACCCGGTGACCCTTGGGGACCAGCGCGGTGTCCCCGcgggctcctcctgcccagggctgtccccagccctgtcgctgttttttatttctaagccttttcccccccccggtgctgggTAG
- the CASTOR1 gene encoding cytosolic arginine sensor for mTORC1 subunit 1 isoform X2 encodes MRFGGVGLPADPTPPGELGCRERDVSWPGAAAGGARVPEEEHGPDPALPGERAWGRKEPAGRLAPCQQKQRFWGGNPGSRPSWARPQGHGSLEPELPPSEFMQVADSTWLVLSVVSNGRAPSSCQATGVTKIARSVIAPLAEHHVSVLMLSTYQTDFVLVRERDLPVVIHTLAGEFDIYKEENGESVPVTCDDASNGFLKPKAATSPTLHPVQSPQNRFCILTVAPDTLPAIATMLIDVLFYSHSPPKEPSAGGQDLDSITFFAFSLIEGYISIVMDAETQKRFPSDLLLTSSSGELWRMVRIGGQPLGFDECGIVAQIAEPLAAVDISAYYISTFNFDHALVPEEGITEVIQLLQKRQESGR; translated from the exons ATGAGGTTTGGGGGCGTCGGGCTCCCCGCTGACCCCACACCTCCTGGGGAATTGGGGTGCCGGGAGCGGGACGTGTCCTGGCccggggcagctgcaggaggagcgcGGGTGCCGGAGGAAGAGCACGGCCCCGATCCGGCCCTTCCTGGGGAGCGGGCGTGGGGCAGGAAGGAACCAGCCGGCAGGCTCGCTCCCTGCCAACAAAAGCAGCGTTTTTGGGGAGGCAACCCTGGCTCGCGGCCATCGTGGGCTCGGCCCCAGGGACACGGCTCATTGGAGCCGG AGCTGCCGCCCTCGGAGTTCATGCAGGTGGCGGACTCGACGTGGCTGGTGCTCAGCGTCGTCTCCAACGGCCGGGCGCCCTCCAGCTGCCAGGCCACCGGCGTCACCAAAATCGCCCGGTCGGTCATCGCGCCGCTGGCCGAGCACCACGTCTCGGTGCTGATGCTCTCCACCTACCAGACCGACTTCGTCCTG GTGCGGGAGAGGGACCTGCCTGTGGTCATCCACACGCTGGCCGGGGAATTCGACATCTACAAGGAGGAGAACGGCGAGTCCGTCCCCGTCACCTGCGACGACGCCAGCAACGGCTTCCTCAAGCCCAAAGCAG ccaccagccccacgctgcacCCCGTGCAGAGCCCCCAGAACCGCTTCTGCATCCTGACCGTGGCGCCCGACACGCTGCCCGCCATCGCCACCATGCTCATCGACGTCCTCTTCTACTCCCACAG cccccccaagGAGCCCAGTGCTGGTGGCCAGGACCTCGACTCCATCACCTTCTTCGCCTTCTCCCTCATCGAGGGCTACATCTCCATCGTGATGGACGCGGAGACCCAGAAGCG GTTCCCCAGTGACCTGCTGCTGACCAGCTCCAGCGGGGAGCTGTGGCGGATGGTGCGGATCGgcgggcagcccctgggcttCG ATGAGTGCGGCATCGTGGCGCAGATCGCGGAGCCGCTGGCTGCCGTCGACATCTCGGCGTACTACATCAGCACCTTCAACTTCGACCACGCCTTG GTCCCCGAGGAGGGCATCACCGAGGtcatccagctgctgcagaagcgCCAGGAGAGCGGCAGATAG